AATCCATAGCGCATAATCGTATGCGTATGCCCCCCACATACTTCCATAATGTAAAGTGGCTCACGAAGCGAATGTGCGAGATTCCCAATGCACTTGGCATAAGCGAGAATCACATCTTTATCGCGGAAATTTTCAATAAGATTAAATGATTCTATATGAGATTTTTGGCGTTTAAGCATATAGTTATACCCCCCCCCCCCCGTAATAGATTCTAAAGCCTCTTTTGGCATAAGCAGACTTTTTTTATTAAAACTCAAAAACATCAATCGCTTGAATTGAAAATATAATCTTGTGCATTCCCTTATAATTTTTAAAGGCAATGGTGGCTTAGCCCATCGTCCTGCGATTGTAGTCTCTATCTCCATTTCTTCTAACACAGGTTTTATACAAACAGAAGGAATATGATGAATATAAAACATACCCATATAGTCATCTACTGGGCGATACCAAGTTTGAGCAGAATGCAAAAACGCTTGCGCACCCATAGGTGTAAGATAATACCCCTGTGTTCCCGTTATTGTCTCAAAAGTTACATAAAAACCTTCAGGCAATACAAAAGTTTTGACTTGCTCCTCTAAAAACATTAATCGCACATATACATATTCACTCTGACTTATATGCGTAAGCTGCTCCCAAAAATGCTCTAAAATCACCATATCATCTTCTAAAATTACTATGGGTTCATTGAGCTGCACACATTTTTGCCACAAGCTATAATGACTTGCAAAACACGCCCTCTCTCCATCACTCATCTCTTTTCCACGAAAACCAATACTTGCCCTTTTAGAATATTGGCTAAAGGCAAGGTGCTCTCCATTTTGTGCGTCAATAGCGTCAAAAAATATAATCTCAAACTGCTCTTTTTGCTGCTCACTCATTTTTTCAAACTGCTTTTGCATAAGAGCTTTACGCTCACTTGCACGCTTAAGATTCACAATAAAAATTTTCATCTATTTGCCTCTATGCGCTCATTTTCTTCTTCTTGCATAGCTTGGAGCATTTGTTCATAGAGCCTTAAGCTCTCTCTCGCACTCTGCTCATCAATCTTACTCATCACATAACCAATATGTAACAACACCCAATCACCTACGCTCACAGATTCTCCAAGCAAATCCAAACTTGCCTCACGACTTACACCTAGCGTATCTACGACTGCCATATTATTATCTTTTAACTCTGTAACTTTAGAGGGGATAGCTAGACACATTTTTAACTCCTTAGAATTGATGTTGTGATTGATAATTTTGTGCGCGTTTTTGCACTATAAAATCCCGCACTTTTGCGATACTCTCAATCTCTTGAGCGCTTGTCAAAAAAAGTGGCACATCTGCTTTAAGCTGGGCTAAATCATCTTTTACTCGCTCTAAATGAAAGCTAAAATACTCCATCATATCTGCTTTGCTCACAATCACCGCGTCCGCACACATAAACATTGTGGGGTATTTAAGAATCTTATCATCGCCCTCTGGGCTTGAGAGCAGCACGATATTAAGATGTGCCCCGACAT
Above is a genomic segment from Helicobacter sp. MIT 21-1697 containing:
- a CDS encoding HypC/HybG/HupF family hydrogenase formation chaperone yields the protein MCLAIPSKVTELKDNNMAVVDTLGVSREASLDLLGESVSVGDWVLLHIGYVMSKIDEQSARESLRLYEQMLQAMQEEENERIEANR